Proteins co-encoded in one Actinomycetes bacterium genomic window:
- a CDS encoding DUF512 domain-containing protein, with translation MEKIRTCNNRCIFCFVNQLPRGLRKTLYVKDDDFLLSYMYGNFITLSNLSQADIKKIIASRLEPLYLSVHSLNHKIRKLIFGTDNHLTGLQNFKTLGKNSIDMHVQVVLCPHINDGNALIETLEELISGYRSVKSIGIVPVGLTRFNHNPRLMSVDYSLATETIGLVDNFNQQHKSYHRVFLSDEFYIIARRGFPGYRSYYDFCQINNGVGKSREFIHAFKKEVKGKYGAGMLLVTSEYGSYVYKQLALELGYDSGFKLLTVKNNFFGTTIKATGLLSGSDILKELKTIDFKNYSRIIISDCIFNQDGLTLDGYKKEHILGINAKLISIEENANKLTGVLHKYG, from the coding sequence ATGGAGAAGATTAGAACCTGTAATAACCGATGCATATTCTGTTTTGTAAACCAACTTCCCCGGGGACTGCGTAAAACCCTTTATGTAAAAGATGATGATTTCCTGCTTTCCTATATGTACGGCAACTTTATAACCCTTTCCAACCTTAGTCAGGCAGATATAAAAAAAATTATTGCTTCACGGCTGGAGCCTTTATACCTGTCGGTGCATAGTCTTAACCATAAAATAAGAAAATTAATTTTTGGCACCGACAATCATTTAACCGGGCTTCAAAATTTTAAAACTCTGGGTAAAAATTCAATAGATATGCATGTCCAGGTAGTACTATGTCCCCATATAAATGATGGAAACGCTCTTATTGAAACCCTGGAGGAACTGATATCCGGTTACAGAAGTGTAAAATCTATAGGCATAGTTCCAGTAGGGCTTACCAGATTTAATCATAACCCCCGGCTTATGTCTGTGGATTACAGTTTGGCGACAGAAACCATAGGGCTGGTAGATAATTTTAACCAGCAGCATAAAAGTTACCACCGGGTTTTTCTTTCTGATGAGTTCTATATAATTGCCCGCCGGGGTTTCCCCGGGTACCGGTCATATTATGATTTCTGCCAGATAAATAACGGGGTAGGCAAGAGCAGAGAATTCATACATGCCTTTAAAAAAGAGGTAAAGGGGAAATATGGGGCCGGTATGCTGCTGGTTACCTCTGAATACGGCAGCTATGTTTACAAGCAGCTTGCCCTGGAACTGGGATATGATTCAGGTTTTAAACTGCTAACGGTAAAGAATAATTTTTTTGGTACCACCATCAAGGCTACAGGATTATTGAGCGGCAGCGATATTTTAAAGGAATTAAAAACCATTGATTTTAAAAATTATTCCCGGATAATTATATCTGATTGTATTTTTAACCAGGACGGCCTGACATTGGATGGCTATAAGAAAGAGCATATTTTGGGTATTAATGCTAAACTAATAAGTATTGAAGAAAATGCTAATAAATTAACAGGAGTATTACATAAATATGGATAA
- the der gene encoding ribosome biogenesis GTPase Der, producing MDKNIPKIAVVGKPNAGKSTLINRICQTRDAIISHQPMITRDRKYYSTDWNGVSFYIMDTGGIDPGSKQKLALQIYVQTKQAIDEANIIMFVVDITQPVSALDQEIAQILRKSGKTIIMVASKWDNPQGSYFTEDYLKFGFGYPFKVSAIQGIGIGDLLDEAVEAILKFYPDRQEVICEDNIPRISILGKPNVGKSTLFNSIIGQERAIVDQVEGTTRDSIDSIIAIGDSQYKFIDTAGIKKSKLNQEDLEYYSKLRSIRAIENSDISLVLIDAENGASKQDIKIVNSCIEKGVSICIVINKIDIIDDQQLKKLITDLDKKLDFASYIPFLKVSALNKKGMKDIIDTIDLLMEERQRRIAENKLMKLFKGLDPESTIYSKGKKFKIKFIRQVREAPPVFFVFSNININKKTNIKRYIENHIREIFGFIGTPIIIRSKH from the coding sequence ATGGATAAAAATATACCTAAAATTGCAGTGGTGGGTAAGCCGAATGCAGGAAAATCCACTTTAATTAATCGTATCTGCCAGACCCGGGATGCTATAATATCCCATCAACCCATGATAACCAGGGACAGGAAATACTATTCTACAGACTGGAATGGAGTAAGTTTTTATATCATGGATACCGGAGGAATTGACCCTGGGTCCAAACAAAAACTGGCCCTTCAAATATATGTACAGACCAAGCAGGCTATAGATGAAGCCAATATAATAATGTTTGTGGTAGATATAACCCAGCCAGTATCTGCCCTGGATCAGGAAATTGCCCAGATTTTAAGAAAATCCGGAAAAACAATAATTATGGTGGCCAGTAAATGGGATAATCCTCAGGGTTCATATTTTACTGAAGATTACCTGAAGTTTGGATTTGGATACCCCTTTAAGGTTTCAGCCATACAGGGGATAGGAATAGGAGATTTACTGGATGAGGCAGTGGAGGCCATACTGAAATTCTATCCGGACAGGCAAGAGGTAATATGCGAAGATAATATTCCCCGTATATCCATACTGGGCAAGCCCAATGTAGGTAAATCAACCCTGTTTAACAGCATAATAGGACAGGAAAGAGCCATAGTGGACCAGGTGGAAGGCACTACCAGGGACAGCATTGACAGCATTATTGCCATTGGCGACAGCCAGTATAAATTTATTGACACCGCCGGAATAAAGAAGAGTAAATTAAACCAGGAAGATCTGGAATATTACAGTAAACTGAGAAGTATCAGGGCTATTGAAAACTCTGATATCAGCCTGGTACTTATTGATGCTGAAAATGGTGCCAGCAAGCAGGATATTAAGATAGTTAATTCCTGTATAGAGAAGGGGGTTAGCATCTGCATTGTCATTAACAAAATTGATATTATAGATGACCAGCAGTTAAAGAAGCTTATAACTGATCTGGATAAAAAACTTGATTTTGCTTCTTATATACCTTTCCTGAAAGTCAGTGCTTTAAACAAAAAGGGAATGAAAGATATTATAGATACCATTGACCTGTTGATGGAAGAACGGCAAAGAAGGATAGCCGAGAATAAACTGATGAAGCTGTTTAAGGGCCTGGACCCTGAAAGCACCATATATTCAAAGGGTAAGAAATTCAAGATTAAGTTTATAAGACAGGTCAGGGAGGCCCCGCCGGTGTTTTTTGTTTTTTCTAATATCAATATCAATAAAAAAACTAATATAAAAAGATATATAGAAAATCATATAAGGGAAATTTTTGGTTTTATTGGAACCCCCATTATTATCAGGTCTAAACATTGA
- a CDS encoding 1-acyl-sn-glycerol-3-phosphate acyltransferase yields MLRTKHGKLYRFFYIFVLFFIKWFFRLPFRVKKCNFEKIPLNGKLLICSNHISYIDPLVIGSNIGRYVYFMAKRELFSNRFLARLVTFFNSFPVNRTSGDTSSIRTSLKILEDGQALGLFPEGTRSVDGQVKEGKRGVGMLAVMSDAPIIPLAIAGANKIIQKPHKRLFFPQIKMIAGDLIDVKGIKQEYGRKQASQVIVDQVMDSIKKLLKEINED; encoded by the coding sequence ATGTTAAGAACTAAGCATGGAAAGTTATACAGATTCTTCTATATTTTCGTTTTGTTTTTTATAAAATGGTTTTTCAGGCTTCCTTTCAGGGTAAAAAAGTGTAATTTTGAAAAGATACCACTTAACGGCAAGCTTTTAATCTGTTCAAACCATATCAGCTACATCGATCCGTTAGTAATAGGGTCAAATATAGGCAGGTACGTTTATTTTATGGCCAAAAGAGAATTATTCAGTAACCGGTTTTTGGCACGACTGGTTACCTTTTTTAATTCTTTTCCGGTTAACCGCACTTCCGGGGATACCAGCAGCATAAGAACTTCCTTAAAGATACTGGAAGACGGGCAGGCACTGGGTCTGTTTCCGGAAGGCACAAGATCGGTGGATGGTCAGGTTAAAGAGGGTAAAAGAGGGGTAGGAATGCTGGCTGTTATGTCTGATGCTCCCATAATACCGCTGGCTATAGCCGGGGCCAATAAAATTATCCAGAAACCCCATAAGAGACTTTTTTTTCCACAGATAAAAATGATTGCTGGTGATTTGATTGATGTTAAAGGCATAAAACAGGAATATGGCCGCAAACAGGCCAGTCAGGTAATAGTGGACCAGGTTATGGATTCTATTAAAAAATTACTGAAGGAAATAAATGAAGATTGA
- the cmk gene encoding (d)CMP kinase — protein sequence MDNNIITIDGPAGSGKSTIAKLLAKELKLKYIDTGAMYRAATLLAIENGIDLNDEVNIVKLLEGVDLQLDNSVADEFKYTSVTIDGRDVTEDIRSKQVGGAVSIVSKLSAVRRYLVKLQRETASRGQAVLEGRDTGSVVFPQASLKIFLTASLEERIKRRLLQISKKGEKADKYHIEKEIRSRDNIDSNRKDSPLMVPEGGITMDTTGMSIREVVDNIKQLYRERVNVKN from the coding sequence GTGGACAATAATATAATAACCATTGACGGGCCTGCTGGAAGCGGAAAAAGTACGATAGCTAAACTTCTGGCCAAAGAGCTTAAGTTAAAATATATAGATACAGGAGCAATGTACAGAGCAGCCACCCTGCTGGCAATAGAAAATGGTATAGATCTAAATGACGAAGTAAACATAGTTAAGCTGCTGGAAGGAGTTGACCTTCAACTTGATAATTCTGTAGCTGATGAATTCAAATATACGTCAGTAACCATTGACGGCCGCGATGTAACTGAAGATATCAGGAGCAAGCAGGTAGGGGGAGCAGTATCAATTGTTTCCAAGCTTTCAGCAGTGAGAAGGTACCTGGTAAAACTTCAGAGGGAAACGGCTTCCCGGGGACAGGCAGTTTTAGAGGGAAGAGATACCGGAAGCGTGGTTTTTCCCCAGGCTTCATTAAAGATATTTTTGACCGCCAGCCTGGAAGAAAGGATTAAAAGAAGATTACTCCAAATATCCAAAAAGGGAGAAAAAGCGGATAAATATCATATAGAAAAAGAAATCAGGAGCAGGGATAATATTGACAGTAACCGTAAAGATAGCCCCTTGATGGTTCCCGAGGGGGGGATAACCATGGACACTACCGGCATGAGCATAAGGGAGGTTGTAGATAATATTAAGCAGCTGTACCGGGAAAGAGTAAATGTTAAGAACTAA
- the ispH gene encoding 4-hydroxy-3-methylbut-2-enyl diphosphate reductase, with protein MKIEIADLAGYCFGVKRALSMAEDTLKNEPRKVFTLGQIIHNPIVVEELDRKGIHSVSNIEQIPEGSLVVIRSHGLPPSAIKKLNEKGISTVDATCPFVKTAQQKAKDLSNQGYFVVLVGTRDHPEVTGIKEQVESDKIIVAQTKADLARIPSSRKKIGVIVQTTQTLEKLKEIVDPLLDFAQQLKVINTICNTTKRRQQEARKLAAGVDLMLIVGGKNSANTTHLADIAREVNPNTRHIQSYKEIDKKWLKGVKKVGLSGGASTPHDHILEVKKFLEAC; from the coding sequence ATGAAGATTGAGATCGCTGATTTGGCAGGATATTGTTTTGGAGTAAAAAGGGCCCTGTCTATGGCTGAAGATACCCTTAAAAATGAACCAAGAAAAGTTTTTACTCTGGGGCAAATCATACACAATCCTATAGTGGTAGAGGAACTGGACCGGAAGGGTATCCATTCGGTAAGCAATATCGAACAGATACCTGAGGGCAGTCTGGTAGTTATAAGGTCACATGGGCTGCCTCCTTCTGCCATAAAAAAACTAAATGAAAAGGGCATTTCCACTGTAGATGCCACCTGTCCTTTTGTAAAAACAGCACAGCAGAAAGCAAAAGATTTAAGTAATCAGGGGTATTTTGTGGTGCTGGTGGGGACCAGGGATCACCCTGAAGTAACAGGCATTAAAGAACAGGTTGAATCTGATAAAATTATTGTGGCCCAGACCAAGGCAGATCTTGCGCGGATTCCTTCCAGTCGAAAAAAAATAGGGGTAATTGTCCAAACCACCCAGACCCTGGAAAAATTAAAGGAAATTGTGGATCCGCTGCTGGATTTTGCCCAGCAGCTAAAAGTGATAAATACTATATGCAATACCACCAAACGCCGTCAGCAGGAAGCCAGGAAACTTGCGGCCGGAGTTGATCTAATGCTTATAGTGGGAGGGAAAAATTCTGCAAATACCACCCATCTTGCTGATATTGCCAGGGAAGTTAATCCCAATACCAGACATATACAGAGCTACAAAGAAATTGATAAAAAGTGGCTAAAAGGGGTTAAAAAAGTAGGCTTGAGTGGAGGAGCTTCTACTCCCCATGACCATATATTAGAGGTTAAAAAATTTCTTGAGGCCTGCTAG
- a CDS encoding NAD(P)-dependent glycerol-3-phosphate dehydrogenase, which produces MNTANRDRLNILIVGAGSWGTTLSVVLAEKGHDIWLWVRNKETLNQILKEGKNSRYAPDLQLPSNVTAFHDIDNFKQTIDVVIFAVPSHALRSSVKLFYDCLDRQRNLRAVVNVAKGFELDTNLRLSEVMGQTLPVRLKSAIACLSGPNISSEIAKKLPSVSTLASPNQKLTGWLQSKFSTDYFRIYTNQDLIGVEIGAAVKNIIAISAGISDGLGYGTNTKAALVTRGLYEITRFGIKMGARALTFSGISGMGDLITTCFNSSSRNRLLGQKIAEGNKPDLVRKQMYMVAEGYNTAKVVYRLSRQMKIDVPITLCIYNILYRGADPKDSVFSLMNRKFKPEIEQF; this is translated from the coding sequence TTGAATACAGCAAACAGAGACAGGTTAAACATTTTAATTGTGGGAGCTGGAAGCTGGGGTACTACTCTCTCGGTAGTGCTGGCAGAAAAAGGTCATGATATCTGGCTATGGGTAAGAAATAAGGAAACCTTAAACCAGATATTAAAGGAAGGTAAAAATTCCCGGTATGCCCCCGACCTCCAGCTGCCCTCCAATGTAACTGCTTTTCATGATATTGACAACTTTAAACAGACTATAGATGTGGTAATTTTTGCAGTGCCCTCACATGCTCTCAGATCTTCTGTAAAGCTGTTCTATGATTGCCTGGACCGGCAGAGAAATTTAAGGGCAGTGGTAAATGTGGCTAAAGGTTTTGAGCTGGATACCAATCTGAGGTTGTCGGAAGTAATGGGCCAGACTCTTCCGGTTAGATTAAAATCAGCTATTGCCTGCCTGTCCGGACCGAATATATCTTCAGAAATTGCAAAGAAACTTCCCAGCGTATCTACCCTTGCTTCACCCAACCAAAAACTTACCGGCTGGCTGCAGTCAAAGTTTTCAACAGATTATTTCAGGATATATACCAACCAGGACCTTATCGGGGTGGAAATAGGGGCTGCGGTTAAAAACATTATTGCCATTTCCGCCGGCATTTCAGACGGACTGGGATATGGTACCAATACCAAGGCCGCCCTGGTTACCCGGGGTCTTTATGAGATTACCAGGTTTGGGATAAAAATGGGTGCCAGGGCTCTTACTTTTTCTGGAATTTCCGGGATGGGTGACCTTATTACCACCTGTTTTAACTCCAGCAGCAGGAATAGGCTGTTGGGACAAAAAATAGCAGAGGGAAATAAACCCGATCTGGTACGAAAGCAGATGTATATGGTTGCCGAGGGCTATAACACTGCCAAAGTTGTGTACCGGTTATCCAGGCAGATGAAAATAGATGTTCCCATAACTCTCTGTATTTATAATATACTCTACCGGGGTGCTGACCCCAAAGACAGCGTTTTTAGTTTGATGAATAGAAAGTTTAAACCTGAAATTGAGCAGTTTTAA